The DNA window GTGTCCTTGAGGCCCTGGAGGGCCCCGTGGGCCGCCACCTGCAGGCCGTCGAACAGCTGAAAGACCGCCGCCACCCCCAGCAGCTGCACCGCCAGCGCGATCACCTCGGTGTTGCCGGGATCGGAGAGGTCCAGGTACAGCCCCACGATGGGCCGCGGCAGGGTCCAGAAGAGCGTGGCCGTACCCGCCATGAACAGGGTCGCGAGCCCCATCGCCATTCCGCCGGCCCGACGCGCCCCCGCCTCGTCCTGCGCCCCGGCCGCCTGCCCCACCCGCACCGTGCCCGCCATCCCGATGCCGAGCGGCACCATGAACGCGAACGCCGCACACTGCAGGGCCACCTGGTGGGCCGCGAGCGCCGTCGTCCCCAGCGTGCCCATCATTACCGTCGTGACCATGAAGAGGCTCGACTCCACGCCCCGCGACGCCCCCATCGGCGCCCCCACCCACACGAGCTCACGCAGATACGCCGCGTCCGGCTCCCGGAGGCGCGTGAACACCTCGTAGTCCGCGAACGGCGCCGTGCGGTGCACGAACAGGGCCAGCAGGCCGAACAGGACCGAGAAGACGATGGTGCTCGCCCATCCCGTTCCCGCCAGCCCGAGCGCCGGCAGGCCCCAGTACCCGAACATGAGCACCTCGTTGGCCGCGATGTTCACCCCCACGCCGACGAACGCGATGATCGTCACGGGCAGGGGGCGCGACAAGCCCTCCACGAAGCTCCGTAGCGCAGCGAACCCGAGAAACGGAAGGATGCCCCACCGGATGGCGTCGAGGTACGCCGTGGCGCCGTCAATCGTCGCCGGCTCCTGCCCCGTCCACCGCAGCACCGGCTCAATGGTGCTCAGAATCAAGAGAACGACCGCGCCCAGCCCCCCGGCCAGCCAGAGCCCCTGCCGCACGCTCCGTCCCGCGGCCGCCGGGGCCTCCGCACCCACTGCCTGCGACACCATCGGCCCCACGGCCCGGACCATCCCCATGCCCATGATTGCGAAGAAGAAAAAGACCGTGTGCCCGAGTGCCACGCCCGCCAGCGCCTCCGGCCCCAAGCGACCCACCATCACCGTGTCCACGAAGCTCATCGAGATGTGCGCCAGCTGGGCCGCCACGACGGGCCCCGCCAGGCGGAGGGTGGCGCGAAATTCACGGTACAGGGCAGCAGAAAACACGGAGGTGGCGGACAGAGAAAACGCTTGATTGATCACTCCATCCAACGCGGGGCCGGAACTGCCGTTCGTCACGCCGACGGGGAGACGTGCCCGTTTCGGGAGAACTTCCCGTTCGCAATCGTCCCTCTCGGGGGTGCCGGCGCGGACGTCATGACGGCGCTCTGGTGTGTCAACACGATCCGCCCTGAGACACCGGTGAGACAGGCGTGCTACACCCCATGGCAAACTGGGGCGTCGTCGTGCCCTCCTTCTTCGCTCCCCCCCCTTCGTCCCTCGCCAGTGGACGGGCATATTGTGCCCATACTGTGAACTACTGCGGCGCAGCGGGGCCCGGTATGCGCTTTGTATTTCGTAGAGGGCAGACACACTCGACGCGATGAAGGCCCACAGGCTTCCCAAACGGGCGAACGGCTTTGTACCGAACGAGCTCGACCGCGCGCCGAAATATTCTCACCAAGTCGATCACACGCCATGACACGATCCGCACTCCTACGCTCCCGACTCGCTCCGCTGGCCCTCGCCGTCGCCCTGGTCGTTGCCGTCACCGGCTGCGACTCCACCGGCCCGTCTACCAGCGGGGGCGGGGAGGTACAGGTGGGCTTTTCGACATCCTCTTCGACCTCCACGTCGTCGACCAACGCGCTCGCCAAGGCCGCGTCCGACTCCCTGGTGCTTTCCGGAGCAAATGGCGACACTCTGAATATCCACGACATCCGCCTGATCGTCGACAAGGTGAAGCTGGAGCAGGACGGGGAGGACCAGGACGGCGACGATGACGGAAACGACAGCACGGAAGTGGAAATCGAGCGCGAAGTCGAAGTCGAGCGCCCCAGCTTTCTGGACCTCCCGCTACAGGGATCCGAAATCTCGCCCGTGGCGGCCGGAGACGTGCCCGAAGGAACCTACAACGAGTTCGAGTTCGAGGTCGACGACCTCGACGACGATGAAGGGAATGCCCAAGCCCTGTTGTCGGAGATTCGGGAGGACGAGGGATTCTCGAACTGGCCCGAGGACGCGAGCATGGTCGTCGTCGGCACCTTTGCGCCCGCCGACGGCACGCCGACCGCCTTCACGGCGTACTTCGCAGCCGAAATTGAGGTCGAGCGGGAGTTGCAAACGCCCCTGGAGGTGACCGGCGATGGGTTCTCCCGCGAGCTCATCGTGCGGCTCGATCCAGGGCAGTGGTTCACACGCACGGACGGCACCCCCGTGGACCTCTCCCAGTCCGACTACGATGCGCGTGAGGAGCCGGTAGAGTTCGAGGCCGAGTACGAGTTCGAGGACGGCGTCTCCGAAATTGAATTTGATTAGGCTCGGGCCCCCACCAGAGAACCGAGCCAAGCGGCCTGGCCGGATGGGGACAATGCCCATCCCGGTCAGGCATTGCTTTTTGTCCCTGCGGGCTCGCTCAGCGGTCTTCTCGGGGACCCTCGACACGTTGACCGGGCGGGCCGTTCTTCCAGAACCGACGCCCCACGCCCCGTTTCGACCCCTCGAAGAGACCGCCGTGGTGCGCAGAACGGCTTCCCACCCGTCACGCAGCCAATCTTGCGTCTGCCCGGTACGGGACGCGCCCCGCACCGGGCCGGAAGGCCGGGGCCGAGCACGAGAGCGAGAACGCCCCCCTCGCCGGCTCACGCTCTCAGATGCCGCTCTGCGCGACACCCTCGCAGCTTTCGACGGACTGATGGCGTGCCGGATCGCCGCCCCGCATCACGCGCAGTCCGTCTTGCATGGTCGTACGCCAGCACTGGTCGTAGACCGAGCAGTAGCAGACGGTGACGTTCAGCTCTCCCGCCCGAACTGCTCTCTGGATCTGTCGGACAGGTCGGAGCTCCGTGTCGTCGTCGGCCTCCAGGGCAAAGAGGTCTTCCCGATCGGACTGGGGCGGTAGCACTTGCCCGCTAATGAGCGAGAAGGAGTACCCGATGGTATCGGGGTTGACATCGGCCGCGGTCACACTTCGGAGCACGGTGTCCCAGTCCGACCGCACGCCGTCCCGATGCGTCACGTTCGCCGCCCGAATGCGCGCCGGGCCGACGCCGGTATTCCGGACGACGAGTTCCACGCTACGGCCCGAGAAGCTGGGCCCCACCTCCACGTGCGGCCACGCCGAGGCCCGCTGCTGCTGACGCATCAGCGATGCCTCGTAAATGGAGACGAACAGGCCGCACAGGCTCAGCAGAATGGCCGACAGGCCCACCAGCATCTGTGGGCTGGAGATCCAGTCGGAGAATGATTCTTCGACGTTTTCCTCGATCATGGCGACGAGCCCGTGCTTGCGCCGAACAGTTATCGAGACACCGCGGCTTCCTCCTGCCGCTCCACCTGCTCGAGAAACGGCACGCCGTCTTGAATCCACGCCGGGCCCTCGTCGCCCTTCAAGTAGTGGTCAAACCATTCCAGGACCCGGTTCCGGTAGTCGACCGTGTTTTTCTCCTTGCGGCTGATGCCGTGATTCTCGCCGTCGTAGACGAGGAAGGCGAGCTCCTTGTCCGCCCGGCGGGCGGCGTTGTAGAACTCCACGCCCTGGTTGAACTCCACGGCGCCGTCGTCGGTGCCGAAGGCCATGAGGAACGGCGTGTTGAGCGATTCGATGTGGTGAAGGGGCGAGTTTGCCACGTAGGCGTCCATGTCCTCCCACGGCGGCACGCCCATCCGTCCCTGGCTGATCTCAAAGATGCGGGCGTCGGTGCCGCCGCTCCGCCAGTAGATGGAGTTGTACATCGAGACCATGTTGGTGAGCGGGGCCCCCGCCACTGCCGTCGCGAAGAGATCCGTCTGCGTGGCGGTGAACGTGGTCTGGTAGCCGCCCCAGGAGTGCCCCACCAGCCCGATCCGCGAGGTGTCCACGGCGGCCGCTTCGGCGGCAGCCTGCACGCCCGGCACGATGGCGTCGACCGCCGAGTTGCCCGGGTCGCGCGGGCGGTACGTGATGTCGGGCTGGAAGACGATGTAGCCCTCCTGCGTGAACGTGGTGGTGTTGTACGGGTGCTCGCGGGTGGGCACCACGTAGCTGCGGGCCTGTGGCGAGCGGGTCTCGTAGATGTAGGTGATCATCGGGTACGTCTTGTCCGGATCGTAGTCCGCCGGGTAGAACAGCGCGCCCTGCAGCTTCTTGCCGTTCGCGTTTCGGAAGGCGACGAGATCGGAGCGGCCCCAGGCGTAGTCGTCCTGGAACGGGTTCGTGCTGGTCACCTGCCGGGCGTCGGCGAGCTGCGGGCCGGCCCGGAAATAGTCGGGCGAGTCCTCGAAGTCCTCGACGCGGTAGGCGTAGACATCAGCGGAGTCGGCCTTCGTGAGGCCGGTCATCATCTTCGGCTTCCACACCATGCGCTCCGGCGTGTCGGTGAGGGCGGACGCCCGGGCGTAGCCGTGCTCCTCCGTCCATTCGTCGTAGAGGTCCCAGTAAATTGGCTCGTTGCGCGGGATGACATCCGCCTCACCCGGCGCCTCGTCCGTCAGGTCGACGTAGCGGTGCCGCACCGAGTCGGCCCGGCCCGTGGTGAGGCGCTCCGTGGACGAGCCATCCGGCGCGATCCGCCACACGTCGTACTCGCTGTAGACGAGCACCGACCGGTCGCCCGCCGTCCACCCGGCGATGCCGAAGGGCGGCTTCTGCTCCACGGTGTGGTCGTCGTCCACGTCCACGACGGGGACGGGCACATCCGCAGTGATCGTATTGGTGGTCTCCTGCTGGAGATCGTAGGCGTGATACTGATCGTTCTTGAGCCAGAGCAGGTAGCGGCCGTTCGCGCTCGGGCCCTCAAAGAACTGCACCTTCTCGGCCACCTGTTCGCGCTCGCCCGTCGCCACGTCGATCGCGTAGAGGTCGTGGTAGACGGGGCCGAACATGCGCTCCTCGCGGTAGGGCGTCTGGTCGAGGCCTACGGCCCGGGCGCCGCCGTGGAGCACCTGCACGTCTTCGGTCAATTCGGTGCCGAGGCGCGTCCAGTGGGCCTCGCCGCTGCGGCCGAGGTGCCAGGCAGTGAGATAGTTGTCCTCTCGGTCCTGCTCGGCCTGCACCTCCTGGCGCGGGATGATCTCGACATCGCTCGTGTGCCACACCTTCACGCCGGCGGGGCCGTAGTCCTCCAGCGAGTCGGCGGCCGCGGAGTCGGCCTGGGCCGTGTCCGGCGCGACGGCCTCCCGCTTCTGGACGCCAAAGAAGAGGCGCTCGCGCTCGGTGGCCCACGCCGGCGTGCGGTGGTCCACGATGCGGAGCGAGTCGGGAAAGGCGCCTGCGGTCGCCGGGTCAAACTGACGGCGCTCGGGCGCGCCGTCGTTCACGCCGGTCCACGCGAGCACCACGTGGGTCTCGTGCTGCCAGTCGTCGGAATCGCGGGCCCGCAGCGCGGCGAGGTCGTCCTCGGCCGGACGCCAGGAGAGGCCGGTGTAGTCGCCCGGCGTGGAGGCGAGGGTCTGGAGTCGTCCGGTGGCCGCGTCGTAGAGGCGCACGCCGTTTCCGGTCTCGGTCCGGCCGTCGATGGTGAGGGCGAGGTGCGGGGCCTCGTGCTGCCACGCCATGTCGGCCACGTTGCCGAAGCTGGTGTAGGTTTCGGCCTCCAGGTCGCGGACCAGCAGGTCGGCCCCACGCAGGTCGTCCGGCGCCTCCTGCGGCGGGTAGCGGCGCATGGCAAGGTAGCGCCCCCCGTCGCTGAAGGCAAAGCCCGACACCGCGGGCACGACGGTCGTGTCGCCGGTCGCCAGGTTCAGCAGGCCCAGCCTGCGCCGGACGGGCTTTTCCTGCTTGCGGCGCTTCTTGCGCCTCTCCTCCGACATGCCGATCGAATACGCGAGCCACTGCCCGTCGGCCGAGAAGGCCGGGCTGCGCCCAAAGGCGACGGTGCGCGTGGTGTCGCGCCGGGTGTGGTGGATGCGCAGCTCGTGGTTGCCGTTCACGCGGCGGATGGGGGTCGCCATCCAGGTGCCCTCGGGCGAGAGGGTGGCGCCGCCCAGGCGCTCCCACTGCCCGTAGTCGGCTTCATCGAGCGGGGCGTCGGCCGGCTGGGCCCGAGCCGGCCCGGAGGCGATCGTGAGCAGCACGGCGAGACAGACGGCGAGGGGAAGACGCAGGGCGCCAAAACGGGACATCGTCGGGCGGCGGATCGATGGGCAGATGCGAGCAGTCGTCGATTGAAGCGAGGGGGCCGGCGAGACTGTTCCCGGCACCTATGGTCGGAGGACGGGCGTGCGGCCCCCGTTGTTACAGAGGAGCGTGGCGCCAATGGGCACCCTGCTCAATCGGATCGCAGTGCGCGAAGAAGGGCCCTTCCTGTCTTGAGCACCGTCCGGGACGAGAGGGCGGCACTCACGAGCACCACGACGCCGTCTCCGGTCTCGCGGTCGAGTGCCACGACGCTCCGGAAGCCCCCCGTGCCGCCGTTGTGCCAGAGCACGGCGTGCCCGTCGCGGGTCGACTGGTGCCAGCCGAGGCCGACGCGGGTGCTGTCCCTTCCTGTTGGGGCGCGGGGGCGGAGGGCTCGCCGCATCGCCTGCTGCAGCGCCAGGGTCGTGCCCGAGGCCGCTTCGAGAGCGTGCCGGTGCGCTCGGAGATACGTGAGCAGGTCGGCGGCGGTAGACCGCAGGGCCCCGGCCCCGGCGAGCGCCTCGAAATGCCAAGGCGGGGTGGGGCGTCCCATCCGATCATGGCCCTGTGCGAAGCGGTCGGCCCGCTCCGGCGAAAGGTGAACCCGAGTGTCGGGCAGGCCGAGCGGCCCCGTGATGCGCCGGCGGACGAGCGCGGCGTAGGTCGTGTCGGCCCGGCGGGCGAGGAGCTGTCCCAGCAGTCCCATTCCGAGGTTCGAGTATTCGTATTTTGCGCCTGGCGCCCGCGACAGGGTGTAATCGTCGAGGAAGGCGTAGAGCGCGCTGTCGCCGTACGCAGCGTATGGGTCTCCCGGACGGGCCGTCGCCCCCAGGTTCGACGGCAGCCGAGGCAGCCCCGACCGGTGCGTGGCGAGGTGCCCCAGCGTCATGGTCGTCGAATCGGTCGTGCCCACCGTCACCGAGTCCGGCAAAAGCGTCGTCACCGACGTCGACCGCCCCACCTCGCCCCGCTCAATGGCGTCGGCCAGGAGCAGTCCGGTGAACGTCTTGGTGACGGAGCCAATCTCGAACACCGTCCGGGCCGTCGGGCGACGCCCGGTGGAGTCGACAGCCCCGAACGCGTGGACGGCCGTCGTGTCCCCGCGCAGCAGCCCGATCACCGCGCCCCCGGGATGATTCTCCATGAGGGCCTGCCCGATCGAGTCGACGGCCAGGGCCGGCTGCCCGCATGCAACCTGGGGGCTCGTCGCCACGAGGGCCAGTCCCAGTACGGTCGCGCACAGACCGCACACCACCGCACGACCCATGTTCAGAATCTTTGGCATAACTGCTCTATCGTCGCTCTGTGCTTGACTCAGACAGAGTCCATCGGACGACCAGTAAAGCCCCCTATTCGCCCGGAGAGGCTCCACAAGAGCGAAGCGAGGGCCGAAGGGTCATGCCCTTGGGGGCTGACGAAGTAAATTCAAGTTTGGAGCGACGGAGTCAAGAGCCTTTGCAAAGCACCATCCGTTTTGACAGGGGTTCTTAAGAAGCGGGCGTACGGGGGCATTGCTACCGGGCGGTCACTTCGTCTAATGCCTGCTTCAGGGCCTCGGGCTCGTCGGTCCCGATGCGGATCTGCCCTTCCCCGCGAATGTTCAACTGCACAGCCCGCAGGCCGGACACGTTGTAGAGCCAGCCGTGCCGCGTGTAGCGAATGCCCCAGCCGTGAAGCGCCGAATTCCGGACGACCTCCGCGCTGACGATGTCGTTGAGCGCAAAACGCCGTGTCCAGAAGCCGGGCCCGAAGTAGAACACCAACTCTTGGTCGGTCACCGTCACCGTCAAGCTGGAGAAGAGGACGGCTAGGACGCCGAACCCACCGAGCATCGTGTAGGCGAGCAGCCCGAGTTCTCCGTCCTCCACCATGAAGGCGTAGTAGAGGAGAGGCAGAGCAGCGAGCGTAAGGCCGCCCGTCACGTAGCCAACTTGCGTGTGTTTGTATCGCATCGGGTCGGTGGACGCTATTCGGGCACGCACAACGCTTTTTTCTTCTCGGTCGATGCCCGACTCCCTGCTACTGCCCCCCCGGCTTGACGTAGTACCCGGCCACCCGCCACGTCCCGTCGTCTTTTTTCAAGGACACCGTCTCGACGGCGTCCTTCTCCCCGTACGTCGCCCTGTACTGTGCCGTGACGTACTCCCCCTCTGGTGCGCGGGGCATGTTCGTGGTGTAGCGGGCCGCCACGAGCGAGCGGGCGCGCAGGCTGTCCAGCGCCGCATGCGCCCGTCGAACCTGGGCGGCCCACTGCTCCGCGGTCACTTTCGACTTGAGAAGCGTCGCCGCCTCCTCCCAGGTCGCCTCGTACTTGTCGGCGTCGAGGAGCACGAACCACTCCTGCGCGGCCTCCTTGGCGGCCTCTACGGCCTGCTCGTTGGACTGGGCCGGAAGGGAACGGGGAGCGATGAGAAAAAGAGCGAGAAGTCCGCCGATGAAGAGCGATGATCGCATGGGATTGAGAGAATGAGTCGGGAAATAGCGCATCTCGGAGTACAGAATGGTCCGCGTCGGGACGGAACCCGAATGCCTTAGGAAGACCGCTGACAACGGACGGCCGACCGTCGTCAGCGGTCAGTTCACCGCAGTTCGCGCCCGGATCCACGCCGCGACTGCCTCCAGGGCCCGCGGGGCCATCGTGGTCTCAATCTGGGCGTACTCGGTCGGGAGGCCGGTCTCGGCGGGCTGGAAGAGGTGGTTGAGGCCGTCCAGCACGCGCACCGTCACGTCGTCGCTCGGGCTGGAGCGGAGGGCCGCGCGCATCGGGGGCGCGTTCTGCTCGGGCGGCACCTGGAGGTCTTTGCTGCCGTAGAGCGCCAGGACGGGCACGTCCACCTGCCGCAGCGTCGGCGCCGGGTCGTAGCGCACGAAGAACCGGAACCAGGGACTCGTCATCTGCTCAATCTGCGACTCGGCCTGTGCGTCGGGAAGCCCCTGTTTTTTGAGCATCGACCGCACCTGGTTGGCCACCTCGGCCGAGTCGGACGCGGTGCGGACTGCCCTCATAATCTGTTGCTGCATGGAACGGATCGTGTCGACGGCCGACGGTGAAGCGCCCTGAGCAGACGCCATTCTTGCCCCCTGTTCCACCAGAATCTCATGCCCCGGCACGCTCGGCCCGGCCATCAGCACGAGGAAATCGACCGGCTCGAACCGAGTGTGGACCATCGGGGCCACGAGGCCGCCCTCGCTCATGCCGAGCAGGCCCACCGCTTCCGAATCAATGCCGGGCCGCCCCTTCAGGAAGCGGACGGCCGCGGCCGCGTCCCCGGCAAAGTCCTCGGAGGTGGCGCCCTCAAAGGTGCCCTCGGACGCCCCCACGCCGCGCTCGTCGTAGCGGAGCACGGCGATGCCCTGGCGGGTCAGGTGGTCGGCCAGGACGTGGAACAGCCTGTGGTTGGCGACCTCCGAATTGCGGTCCTGCGGCCCGGAGCCGGAGACCAGCACCACCGCCGGGTGCGGCCCGTCGCCGTCGGGGCGTGTGAGGGTGCCGTCCAGCGTGAGGCCCGCCGACTCGTTCCGGACAGTCACGCTGTCCGCGGCGTACGGGGACGGCGGTTCCGGATGCTGCGGGCGGGGCGGCGGGGCCGTGTCTGCCTCGTCCGCCGGGGTAAGCGTCAGCGGAAACGACTGCCCGGCCTGCGTCCATGTGCCTTTGATCTTGGCACTGTCCTCGACCAGCACGCCTTCGTACGCGCCGGCGATGCGATCGACCGCGAGCGTCACGCTGTCGCCCACCACGGTGACGTCGGACACCGGAATGCCGGTTGCCCCTTGGTCGGGGCTGTCCATCGTGGCGGTGCGCCCGTCGCTGCCCCGCTCGATATGGAAGACAATCCGCAACTCGGCGGTCCCGGCGTCGAGCGTGCCCGTCCACGATCCGACCACGCCCTCCTGCGCGGAGACCGTCGTGAGGCCGACGACCGCGAGCCCGACACCGAGCAGCACCAAAAGCCGAGTCCAGGAGGCCATGGGTTGATTGCAAACGGGTTGAGGACCACGTAGTACGCCAGGACAACACGATAGAATAACGACCGTCCCTCCGAAAGGATGTCCCATTCACCAACGAAAGCGCCCGTTTACCAATGAGCTGGGGAGCGGGGCGGTCTTGGGTTCCGATTTCTTTCTCGTGTTGTGTAGTTTTTGAGCCTGCACCGCCCCTTCAAGGTGATCCGTCCACGCCGTGGTTGCTCCGGAGTCTACCGTCTCGCATTCCGATGAGGAGGGACAAAACCCCCAGTCCGTCTCTCCGCCCCTCCGGCCTGCCGTCCTCGTCGGCCTGCAGTTGGGATGGTGGGGCATATACGGCGTCGCCTACTACCTCACCCTGCGCCCGTACCAGCCCTTCGTGGATCTGCTCTGGAAACAGACCTTCATCGCGACGGGAAGCGGCCTCCTGCTCAGCGCCCTGCTGGGAGGACTCTACCGGGCCGTTCGATTGTCTCGGCGGCGGCCCGTGGGACAGGCCCTCATCGCCCTCGGCACCAGCATCGCCCTCGGACTGGCGTGGTACCAGGTGAAGGTGTGGGGCGTCGAGTGGTTCAACCCGTTCATCGCCCCCGTCACCAGCCTCGGCGCATTTCGGCCCGGCGAAGGCTCCATTCTCTCCAGCGCGCCGGCCTTTCCCATCCTCCTGCTGGTCTGGAGCGGTGCGTACCTGAGCATCGCCCAGTGGTACGCCCGGCAGACCCAGGAACAGCGGCGCCTCCGGGCCGACGCCGAGGCGCAGCGCGCCCGGTTGCGCATGCTCCGCTACCAGCTCAATCCCCACTTCTTCTTCAACGCCCTGAACACCATCGGGGCCCTGGCCGACGAGAACCCGCAGCGCGTGAAGACGGCCGTACACGAGCTCTCGGGCTTTCTCCGCTACACCCTGCTCGACGAGGAGGCCCTGAACGTCCCCCTCCGCGACGAAGTGGAGGCCGCCGAACACTACCTCGCCGTCGAGAAGATTCGCTTCGAAGACGACCTGCGGGTCGATGTGAGCCTGGACGGCGCGGCGGGCCGGCAGGTCGTGCCCTCGTTTCTGGTGCTTCCCCTCGTGGAGAACGCAATTCAGCACGGCCCCTACACAAGCCCCACGCCCCTGCACGTTCGCGTGACCGGAACGCTTACGGAGGATGTCCTCGTGGTGGAGGTGGCCAACACGGGACACTGGCGCGCCCCACCCGACGCGGACGGCACCGGCACCGGCCTCGACAACGTCCGGCGCCGGCTGGCCACGCAGCACCCGGACCGGCACCGGCTGGCCGTTACCGAGGACGACGGCTGGGTCCGCGTCCGCATCGAGCTCGACACGGATGCCCTCAACCCTCATGCCTGATCCCCTCCAGATTCTGATCGTCGACGACGAGCGGCTGGCGCGCCGCTCCATCCGCA is part of the Salinibacter ruber DSM 13855 genome and encodes:
- a CDS encoding MATE family efflux transporter is translated as MFSAALYREFRATLRLAGPVVAAQLAHISMSFVDTVMVGRLGPEALAGVALGHTVFFFFAIMGMGMVRAVGPMVSQAVGAEAPAAAGRSVRQGLWLAGGLGAVVLLILSTIEPVLRWTGQEPATIDGATAYLDAIRWGILPFLGFAALRSFVEGLSRPLPVTIIAFVGVGVNIAANEVLMFGYWGLPALGLAGTGWASTIVFSVLFGLLALFVHRTAPFADYEVFTRLREPDAAYLRELVWVGAPMGASRGVESSLFMVTTVMMGTLGTTALAAHQVALQCAAFAFMVPLGIGMAGTVRVGQAAGAQDEAGARRAGGMAMGLATLFMAGTATLFWTLPRPIVGLYLDLSDPGNTEVIALAVQLLGVAAVFQLFDGLQVAAHGALQGLKDTRVPMGIAVGTYWGIGLVTGYLWGVRGGGGPEALWWGLVTGLAAASVLLLARFHRQVGRAVRKEAVPTDANGAAPPASAVEVPADGETRSG
- a CDS encoding alpha/beta hydrolase family protein, whose translation is MSRFGALRLPLAVCLAVLLTIASGPARAQPADAPLDEADYGQWERLGGATLSPEGTWMATPIRRVNGNHELRIHHTRRDTTRTVAFGRSPAFSADGQWLAYSIGMSEERRKKRRKQEKPVRRRLGLLNLATGDTTVVPAVSGFAFSDGGRYLAMRRYPPQEAPDDLRGADLLVRDLEAETYTSFGNVADMAWQHEAPHLALTIDGRTETGNGVRLYDAATGRLQTLASTPGDYTGLSWRPAEDDLAALRARDSDDWQHETHVVLAWTGVNDGAPERRQFDPATAGAFPDSLRIVDHRTPAWATERERLFFGVQKREAVAPDTAQADSAAADSLEDYGPAGVKVWHTSDVEIIPRQEVQAEQDREDNYLTAWHLGRSGEAHWTRLGTELTEDVQVLHGGARAVGLDQTPYREERMFGPVYHDLYAIDVATGEREQVAEKVQFFEGPSANGRYLLWLKNDQYHAYDLQQETTNTITADVPVPVVDVDDDHTVEQKPPFGIAGWTAGDRSVLVYSEYDVWRIAPDGSSTERLTTGRADSVRHRYVDLTDEAPGEADVIPRNEPIYWDLYDEWTEEHGYARASALTDTPERMVWKPKMMTGLTKADSADVYAYRVEDFEDSPDYFRAGPQLADARQVTSTNPFQDDYAWGRSDLVAFRNANGKKLQGALFYPADYDPDKTYPMITYIYETRSPQARSYVVPTREHPYNTTTFTQEGYIVFQPDITYRPRDPGNSAVDAIVPGVQAAAEAAAVDTSRIGLVGHSWGGYQTTFTATQTDLFATAVAGAPLTNMVSMYNSIYWRSGGTDARIFEISQGRMGVPPWEDMDAYVANSPLHHIESLNTPFLMAFGTDDGAVEFNQGVEFYNAARRADKELAFLVYDGENHGISRKEKNTVDYRNRVLEWFDHYLKGDEGPAWIQDGVPFLEQVERQEEAAVSR
- a CDS encoding serine hydrolase domain-containing protein, with protein sequence MENHPGGAVIGLLRGDTTAVHAFGAVDSTGRRPTARTVFEIGSVTKTFTGLLLADAIERGEVGRSTSVTTLLPDSVTVGTTDSTTMTLGHLATHRSGLPRLPSNLGATARPGDPYAAYGDSALYAFLDDYTLSRAPGAKYEYSNLGMGLLGQLLARRADTTYAALVRRRITGPLGLPDTRVHLSPERADRFAQGHDRMGRPTPPWHFEALAGAGALRSTAADLLTYLRAHRHALEAASGTTLALQQAMRRALRPRAPTGRDSTRVGLGWHQSTRDGHAVLWHNGGTGGFRSVVALDRETGDGVVVLVSAALSSRTVLKTGRALLRALRSD
- a CDS encoding DUF4019 domain-containing protein; translation: MRSSLFIGGLLALFLIAPRSLPAQSNEQAVEAAKEAAQEWFVLLDADKYEATWEEAATLLKSKVTAEQWAAQVRRAHAALDSLRARSLVAARYTTNMPRAPEGEYVTAQYRATYGEKDAVETVSLKKDDGTWRVAGYYVKPGGQ
- a CDS encoding alpha/beta hydrolase family protein, translating into MASWTRLLVLLGVGLAVVGLTTVSAQEGVVGSWTGTLDAGTAELRIVFHIERGSDGRTATMDSPDQGATGIPVSDVTVVGDSVTLAVDRIAGAYEGVLVEDSAKIKGTWTQAGQSFPLTLTPADEADTAPPPRPQHPEPPSPYAADSVTVRNESAGLTLDGTLTRPDGDGPHPAVVLVSGSGPQDRNSEVANHRLFHVLADHLTRQGIAVLRYDERGVGASEGTFEGATSEDFAGDAAAAVRFLKGRPGIDSEAVGLLGMSEGGLVAPMVHTRFEPVDFLVLMAGPSVPGHEILVEQGARMASAQGASPSAVDTIRSMQQQIMRAVRTASDSAEVANQVRSMLKKQGLPDAQAESQIEQMTSPWFRFFVRYDPAPTLRQVDVPVLALYGSKDLQVPPEQNAPPMRAALRSSPSDDVTVRVLDGLNHLFQPAETGLPTEYAQIETTMAPRALEAVAAWIRARTAVN
- a CDS encoding sensor histidine kinase; this translates as MVAPESTVSHSDEEGQNPQSVSPPLRPAVLVGLQLGWWGIYGVAYYLTLRPYQPFVDLLWKQTFIATGSGLLLSALLGGLYRAVRLSRRRPVGQALIALGTSIALGLAWYQVKVWGVEWFNPFIAPVTSLGAFRPGEGSILSSAPAFPILLLVWSGAYLSIAQWYARQTQEQRRLRADAEAQRARLRMLRYQLNPHFFFNALNTIGALADENPQRVKTAVHELSGFLRYTLLDEEALNVPLRDEVEAAEHYLAVEKIRFEDDLRVDVSLDGAAGRQVVPSFLVLPLVENAIQHGPYTSPTPLHVRVTGTLTEDVLVVEVANTGHWRAPPDADGTGTGLDNVRRRLATQHPDRHRLAVTEDDGWVRVRIELDTDALNPHA